In the Deinococcus ficus genome, one interval contains:
- a CDS encoding cyclodeaminase/cyclohydrolase family protein, giving the protein MKSVWEGVLGDVLRAASGARPTPGGGSTAGIGAAFGAGLILMALRITVQKTPDRAADLGPQIAALEDVQARMQTLTDEDVRVFRAFVDATRQPEEKRAAALDEAAQAARDTPLALARACLDAMRRGAAVLEAVHAEVVSDVGAGVFLLRGALDAAALTVRINLRPVPAPDRTEWDAALSTLETEAQAVSETVRAGCAARLAAPLEH; this is encoded by the coding sequence ATGAAGTCCGTCTGGGAGGGCGTGCTGGGGGACGTGCTGCGGGCCGCGTCGGGGGCGCGGCCCACGCCGGGCGGCGGAAGCACCGCCGGGATCGGCGCGGCGTTCGGCGCGGGCCTGATCCTGATGGCGCTGCGCATCACCGTGCAGAAAACCCCGGACCGCGCCGCTGACCTCGGCCCGCAAATCGCGGCGCTGGAGGACGTGCAGGCCCGCATGCAGACGCTCACGGACGAGGACGTGCGGGTGTTCCGGGCCTTCGTGGACGCCACCCGCCAGCCGGAGGAGAAGCGGGCCGCGGCGCTGGACGAGGCGGCGCAGGCGGCCCGGGACACGCCGCTGGCCCTGGCGCGTGCCTGCCTGGACGCGATGAGGCGAGGCGCGGCCGTACTGGAGGCCGTGCACGCCGAGGTGGTCAGCGACGTGGGCGCGGGGGTGTTCCTGCTGCGCGGCGCGCTGGACGCCGCCGCCCTGACCGTGCGCATCAACCTGCGGCCCGTGCCCGCCCCGGACCGGACGGAGTGGGACGCTGCCCTGAGCACCCTGGAAACCGAGGCGCAGGCAGTCAGTGAGACGGTCCGGGCGGGCTGCGCGGCGCGGCTGGCCGCTCCCCTGGAGCATTAA
- the purK gene encoding 5-(carboxyamino)imidazole ribonucleotide synthase → MTGRAETAPTLGILGGGQLAQMLALAALPLGVRVTVLEPDAQAPARLCAKHLPAPYTDPAGLDALAACDAVTLEFENVPVEALDALRGRVPVRPGAGVLARSKHRAREKEALRAAGVQTAPFVVLESGADLSGALARVGGQGLLKTSELGYDGKGQARVTSDDALQAAWDGVGRVPCVLEGLVPFDREVSLAVARTPDGQVAFGPLVENVHRNGILRTSVFPANVPDGTEARARDLARAVADAWALEGLITLEFFVLPDGELVVNEVAPRVHNSGHLTQDGGGVSQFEAQVRAVLGLPLADWRPLHPCAMVNDVGAADPDATPDWAGIDALPGTRVHRYHKARRPGRKVGHVNVVAPDPATLRERLAALEALIP, encoded by the coding sequence ATGACCGGCCGGGCGGAGACGGCGCCCACGCTGGGCATCCTGGGCGGCGGGCAGCTGGCGCAGATGCTGGCCCTGGCCGCCCTGCCGCTGGGCGTGCGGGTGACCGTGCTGGAACCGGACGCGCAGGCCCCGGCGCGGCTGTGCGCCAAGCACCTGCCCGCCCCGTACACCGACCCGGCCGGGCTGGACGCCCTGGCCGCGTGCGACGCGGTGACGCTGGAGTTCGAGAACGTGCCGGTGGAGGCGCTGGACGCCCTGCGGGGCCGCGTGCCGGTCCGGCCGGGGGCGGGCGTGCTGGCGCGCAGCAAGCACCGCGCCCGGGAGAAGGAAGCCCTGCGCGCCGCGGGCGTGCAGACCGCGCCCTTCGTGGTGCTGGAAAGCGGGGCGGACCTGAGCGGGGCGCTGGCGCGCGTGGGCGGGCAGGGCCTGCTCAAAACCAGTGAACTGGGGTACGACGGCAAGGGCCAGGCACGCGTGACCAGCGACGACGCCCTCCAGGCCGCCTGGGACGGGGTGGGCCGCGTGCCGTGCGTGCTGGAGGGCCTGGTGCCGTTCGATCGGGAGGTGTCGCTGGCGGTGGCCCGCACCCCGGACGGGCAGGTGGCGTTCGGGCCGCTGGTGGAGAACGTGCACCGGAACGGCATCCTGCGCACCAGCGTGTTCCCGGCGAACGTGCCCGACGGCACCGAGGCGCGGGCCCGCGACCTCGCCCGGGCGGTGGCGGACGCCTGGGCGCTGGAGGGCCTGATCACCCTGGAATTCTTCGTGCTGCCGGATGGGGAACTGGTGGTCAATGAGGTGGCGCCGCGGGTGCACAACAGCGGGCACCTCACGCAGGACGGCGGCGGGGTCAGCCAGTTCGAGGCGCAGGTGCGGGCGGTGCTGGGCCTGCCGCTGGCCGACTGGCGGCCCCTGCACCCCTGCGCGATGGTGAACGACGTGGGCGCCGCCGACCCGGACGCGACCCCCGACTGGGCGGGCATCGACGCGCTGCCGGGCACGCGCGTGCACCGCTACCACAAGGCGCGCCGGCCCGGGCGGAAGGTGGGACACGTGAACGTGGTCGCCCCGGACCCGGCCACGCTGCGGGAACGGCTGGCGGCGCTGGAGGCGCTGATTCCATGA
- the purE gene encoding 5-(carboxyamino)imidazole ribonucleotide mutase, protein MSQPSGQGPQVGVVMGSRSDFETMQGALEVLADLGVAYEVRVLSAHRTPHLLPTYAARAERLNLSCIIAGAGGAAHLPGMLAAFTRVPVLGVPVQSRALSGVDSLHSIVQMPAGVPVATFAIGAAGARNAALFAAAMLATTDGAVRERLDAYRARQTQAVLDDPHFDGHPQAGTE, encoded by the coding sequence ATGAGTCAGCCGAGTGGGCAGGGGCCGCAGGTGGGCGTGGTGATGGGCTCCCGGAGCGATTTCGAGACGATGCAGGGGGCCCTGGAGGTCCTGGCGGACCTGGGCGTGGCGTACGAGGTGCGGGTCCTGTCGGCGCACCGCACGCCGCACCTGCTGCCCACGTACGCGGCCCGCGCGGAGCGGCTGAACCTGAGCTGCATCATCGCGGGGGCAGGCGGCGCGGCGCACCTGCCGGGCATGCTGGCGGCGTTCACGCGGGTGCCGGTGCTGGGCGTGCCGGTGCAGTCCCGGGCGCTGAGCGGCGTGGACAGCCTGCACAGCATCGTGCAGATGCCGGCCGGGGTGCCGGTGGCGACCTTCGCGATCGGGGCGGCCGGCGCGAGGAACGCCGCGCTGTTCGCCGCGGCGATGCTGGCGACCACGGACGGCGCGGTGCGGGAGCGCCTGGACGCCTACCGGGCGCGGCAGACGCAGGCGGTGCTGGACGATCCGCACTTCGACGGGCACCCGCAGGCGGGGACGGAATGA